One Rosa chinensis cultivar Old Blush chromosome 3, RchiOBHm-V2, whole genome shotgun sequence DNA window includes the following coding sequences:
- the LOC112193986 gene encoding F-box protein CPR1: MSEFSKFPEEMALHILSRMPPKSLMRFKCVRKSWYVLINNPSFVAKHLYNSLHNKQSTCIFCKRYVFRDIATKDVESVVSLITFSDDDVGDTNHEHISHSVIQDIDLPLSMSGIPKNHLNEPELLGAVYITGHCDGIICLVHGEIVLWNPAIKQFKILPKPLLTNGIVNSIGFGYDARSKDYKVFSFPTHDEDRSSERDFNYPPHVEVYSLSTDLWTEINADHLETETTNLYPEFFQMYFKGIWYWTGSEQQKEFMVVYDSMDEEWVRQLIIVFDMNDEVFEDILFPYSLYGPMIPYLEMRVIVWNESVALFGQYRFGYADDAFGLWVMDDIVKGSWTKQLTLEVVVGTRMTLEMWKSDEILMVANDNRIFSYNIRTEEIKYLPIESTHPTFSAAIVCINSIVPVIHGRQQA; the protein is encoded by the coding sequence ATGTCAGAGTTTTCCAAATTTCCTGAAGAGATGGCCTTGCATATCTTATCAAGGATGCCACCTAAATCTCTGATGCGATTCAAGTGTGTCCGTAAGTCATGGTATGTGTTGATCAACAATCCCAGCTTCGTGGCCAAGCACCTCTATAATTCCTTGCACAATAAACAGTCCACATGCATCTTTTGCAAGCGTTACGTCTTCAGGGATATCGCCACTAAAGATGTGGAATCTGTAGTCTCATTGATTACTTTTTCTGATGATGATGTTGGTGATACTAACCATGAGCATATATCTCATTCGGTTATCCAGGACATCGATCTTCCACTTTCTATGAGTGGAATACCGAAGAACCATTTAAATGAGCCTGAGCTTCTCGGAGCTGTATATATTACCGGGCATTGTGATGGAATCATTTGTTTAGTCCATGGTGAGATTGTGCTATGGAATCCAGCAATTAAGCAATTCAAGATTCTTCCCAAGCCACTCCTTACAAATGGGATCGTAAATTCTATAGGATTTGGCTATGATGCCAGATCTAAAGATTACAAAGTTTTTAGTTTTCCAACTCATGATGAGGACCGAAGTAGCGAGCGTGATTTTAATTATCCTCCACATGTTGAAGTATACAGCCTCAGTACCGACTTGTGGACAGAGATCAACGCCGATCATTTAGAAACTGAAACAACCAACTTGTATCCTGAATTTTTTCAAATGTACTTCAAGGGAATATGGTATTGGACCGGAAGTGAGCAACAAAAGGAATTCATGGTTGTTTATGATAGTATGGATGAGGAATGGGTGAGGCAGCTGATCATTGTGTTTGATATGAATGATGAAGTATTCGAAGACATACTATTTCCGTATAGTTTATACGGCCCGATGATTCCATATTTAGAAATGCGGGTTATTGTGTGGAATGAATCCGTCGCTCTTTTTGGTCAGTACCGTTTTGGTTATGCTGATGATGCTTTTGGATTATGGGTAATGGATGATATTGTCAAAGGTTCTTGGACAAAACAATTAACTCTAGAGGTCGTAGTTGGGACTCGGATGACTTTGGAAATGTGGAAGAGCGATGAGATTCTTATGGTGGCTAATGACAACCGTATATTCTCCTACAATATCAGAACTGAAGAGATTAAATATCTTCCCATTGAAAGTACGCATCCAACTTTTTCCGCAGCTATTGTATGCATAAACAGTATAGTTCCGGTTATTCATGGGAGGCAACAAGCATAA
- the LOC112195177 gene encoding uncharacterized protein LOC112195177: MHTLDDPFSAVDAHTAAILFHDCVMDALAKKTVILVTHQVEFLSEVDKILVCFGFCNGERTSYSIRNHRFVWNKNLLDELIEFKVRFSYCKVRLVQGPNYVVSVPLVYETLYRGIQKQISTSSKARKLIALSFLRISLAYMEFKRIYEGTYLTRNQKQP, from the exons ATGCACACACTAGATGATCCATTCAGTGCAGTAGATGCACACACTGCAGCAATTCTGTTTCAT GATTGTGTCATGGATGCTCTAGCAAAGAAGACTGTGATTCTTGTGACTCATCAAGTAGAATTTCTGTCAGAAGTTGACAAAATTCTGGTATGCTTTGGCTTTT gtaatGGAGAGCGGACAAGTTACTCAATCCGGAATCATCGATTTGTATGGAACAAAAATCTTTTGGATGAACTTATCGAGTTCAAGGTAAGATTTTCCTACTGTAAGGTACGATTAGTTCAAGGTCCAAATTATGTCGTTTCAGTTCCTTTAGTGTACGAGACACTTTACAG GGGGATCCAGAAACAGATTTCTACAAGTTCTAAAGCTCGTAAGCTTATTGCACTTTCATTCCTAAGGATCAGTTTGGCATACATGGAGTTTAAGAGAATTTATGAG GGGACATATTTGACAAGGAACCAGAAGCAGCCTTGA